Proteins found in one Massilia sp. H6 genomic segment:
- the mraZ gene encoding division/cell wall cluster transcriptional repressor MraZ, which translates to MFQGASAINLDAKGRMSIPAKHRDALTVQCEGRMTLTKHPHGCLLFFPRPVWEQHRDQIAAWPMSARAWQRIFLGNACDVEVDSAGRVLISPELRAAVGLEKEVMMLGMGTHFEIWDAAKLAESEAEAVAGGMPDVLSNFSF; encoded by the coding sequence GTGTTCCAGGGCGCGTCAGCGATCAATCTCGATGCCAAAGGCAGGATGTCAATCCCGGCAAAGCATCGTGACGCCTTGACTGTCCAGTGCGAAGGCCGGATGACGCTGACCAAGCACCCGCACGGTTGCCTGTTGTTCTTCCCGCGCCCGGTCTGGGAGCAGCACCGCGACCAGATCGCCGCCTGGCCCATGTCGGCCAGGGCGTGGCAGCGCATTTTCCTTGGTAACGCCTGCGATGTCGAGGTCGATAGCGCCGGCCGCGTGCTGATCTCGCCCGAGCTGCGCGCCGCCGTGGGGCTGGAAAAAGAAGTCATGATGCTCGGCATGGGCACCCATTTCGAGATCTGGGATGCCGCCAAGCTGGCCGAGAGCGAAGCCGAGGCCGTGGCCGGCGGCATGCCTGATGTCCTTTCCAATTTCTCTTTCTGA
- the rsmH gene encoding 16S rRNA (cytosine(1402)-N(4))-methyltransferase RsmH: MSDYQHRTVLLDEAVDALNLVGERVNGIYIDGTFGRGGHSRLLLSRLGPQGRLFAFDKDLQAIDTAAQIDDPRFTIVHDSFATMREALAARGITQVDGILLDLGISSPQVDDATRGFSFRQDGPLDMRMDTTRGMSAADWLAIVPEQQLEKVIRDYGEERFAFQIAKAVAARRAVEPISTTRQLAAIVAHAVKTREKGKDPATRTFQAIRIFINKELEDLEQGLIAAYAMLAPGARMSVISFHSLEDRMVKQFLASKAKVEQPDRRLPIRAVDLPQPLMKLIHKTKPSDAEVGDNPRARSAVLRVAERLGSAP; the protein is encoded by the coding sequence ATGTCTGATTACCAACACCGCACCGTGCTGCTCGACGAGGCGGTCGATGCGCTCAACCTGGTGGGCGAACGCGTCAACGGTATCTATATAGATGGGACTTTTGGTCGTGGTGGCCACAGCCGTCTGCTGTTGTCGCGCCTGGGTCCGCAGGGACGCCTGTTTGCGTTCGACAAGGATTTGCAGGCCATCGACACCGCCGCCCAGATCGACGACCCCCGTTTCACGATCGTGCATGACAGCTTCGCCACGATGCGCGAGGCGCTGGCCGCGCGCGGCATCACCCAGGTCGACGGCATCTTGCTGGACCTGGGCATTTCGTCGCCCCAGGTGGACGACGCCACCCGCGGATTCAGCTTCCGCCAGGACGGCCCCCTCGACATGCGCATGGATACCACGCGCGGGATGTCGGCGGCCGACTGGCTGGCCATCGTGCCGGAACAACAATTGGAAAAGGTGATACGAGATTATGGAGAAGAGCGGTTTGCTTTCCAGATTGCAAAGGCGGTTGCAGCTCGCCGGGCAGTCGAACCAATTTCGACCACACGACAGCTTGCCGCAATCGTGGCACACGCGGTCAAGACTCGGGAAAAAGGCAAGGATCCGGCAACCCGGACCTTTCAAGCTATCCGGATTTTCATCAATAAAGAGCTTGAAGACCTCGAACAGGGCTTGATCGCGGCCTACGCCATGCTGGCGCCGGGCGCCCGCATGTCGGTGATCAGCTTCCACTCGCTGGAAGACCGCATGGTCAAGCAGTTCCTGGCCTCCAAGGCCAAGGTGGAGCAGCCCGACCGCCGCCTGCCGATCCGCGCCGTCGACCTGCCGCAGCCGCTGATGAAGCTGATCCACAAGACCAAGCCGTCCGACGCCGAGGTGGGAGACAATCCGCGCGCCCGCTCGGCGGTGCTGCGCGTGGCCGAGCGTCTCGGGAGCGCGCCATGA
- the ftsL gene encoding cell division protein FtsL, translated as MNVKLNIVLTAALVLCALSVVNARYQARHLLIEVERLQQQSRQLDIDWAQLQLDQSTLGKNERIEQIARTDLNMAPLTPARTQYLTEGAQ; from the coding sequence ATGAACGTCAAGCTTAATATCGTGCTGACGGCGGCGCTGGTGCTGTGCGCGCTGTCGGTGGTCAATGCCCGCTACCAGGCGCGCCACCTGCTGATCGAAGTCGAACGCCTGCAGCAGCAGTCGCGCCAGCTCGACATCGACTGGGCCCAGCTCCAGCTCGACCAGTCGACGCTGGGCAAGAACGAACGTATCGAACAGATCGCACGCACCGACCTGAACATGGCTCCGCTGACCCCGGCCCGCACCCAGTACCTGACCGAAGGGGCGCAATGA